The sequence CGCTGTTGGGCATATCGATACTGGCGATCGCAGGGCTGTCCATTGAGTCCAGGTGCACACTAAGCGATGTTTCTGTGTCCATTCCCTTTGCATAACCAACGGCAAACGTATCCCACGTAGGCTCAAAATTGACTTTTGAATAACTGAACCAGTCACCACCATCGGTGTAGCCAATATTCTCACCAAGTACGGCCAAACCAACAGCGTCATCGTACAACTCCGCTTCTAACGTGAGCCCTTCAGGCGTGCCGCTCCAATCCGCAGGTACGTACTCGGGCAACGTACAATCGCTGGCGCCCGCTGAGTGGCACAGCATCCAGGACATTCCCGCACGCAAAGACCCATCACGGTCGATAAGGTAACCACTTTCACGCCACATTTCGCCGCGCAAATGGCCCCAATGGGTCACACCAACAACAGAGGGGTTACCCCAAAAAATTTCGAACAATCCAGCGAGGCGTTGCGCGTGGCGTGCATCATCAGCAAAATCCACATCGAGCTCTGTGATATAGATTGGTAGCCCCGTAGCCGCCAAGGTTTCCACGTTCGCTTGCACAATGGCGAGATCAGCGCGCTCCAGAAAATGAGATTGCAGGCCAATGCCATCAAGCAGCCCCCGCGCCTGTAACAGTTCAATGATTTCCAGATACTCTGCGGTGTACGCCTCTAAAATCAGTATGTTGTAATCGTTGATCAGTAACTCTGAATCTGGAAAGTACTCGCGGGCCAGCTCGAAAGAGCGGATCACCCAATCCCAGCCGGTTTCGCCGTCGCCACCAAGGGCATCACGGAAAGTCGCGGGCGCGTGCAACGCCTCGTTCACCACATCGATCATCTCCGCATCCGGGTAGCGCGCAGCGAGTGCTGCATACCACTCTTCAACTTCTGCCAGTTGTTCAGCAGGCGATAAATTATCGATCCAGGTGGGTGCTTGCTGGCCCCATACCAGTGTGTGGAGTTTCATCGGAATACCGTTTTCACGGGAGTAGGCATAGGCCTTGTCCATTCCCGACCAATCCATCACGTCGCGAACAGTTTCTACGCTCCCCCACTTGCCGGCATTTTCCGGGGTCAGCTGCTGGAAGTAAGGCGACATCGCAGCAAACGATGCATCGCTAGCGGCCGCGCTACCTAAAAACCTCGCACCGACTTTCGCAAATACCGGCTTGCTCTCTGCCGTTGCTTCATTGCCGCCCATATCCACTGCGGTCGCGGAAAACGCAAACTTGCCATTCGTGGATGCATCGATTGGCATAGAGAACGCGTAGGGTGCGTTGTAATCTTCCGCTATCACTTCGCCGTTTCGCTTAAACACCACTTTGTTGATGCCCACATTATCTGCGGCATCCGCAGTCAACATCAGCGTACCCGCGCTTGTGAACACGGTCTGGTTTGCGTTGAGGGAGACAACTGGTAGGTCGGTATCACAGGGGTTACCGTTTACGGATAGCACGTAAGGCGTGACCGCGCTCTCGAATACACCTTCGCCGAGATACCCAAGCCGATAGCCTGTACCGCGGGGTATCGTTTGATACCGCAGCCATTCAGGAGCGGACAATATGTAACCGCCATCAGCAGCGCGGTACTCAGCCTGCATGGCTTCGGTGATCGCAGAATCAGCGAGTCGGTAAAAAATTTCAAAATCCGTTGTGGTTTCACCGGATTCATTGGTCAAATGGGTCCATGCTTGATATCCGGATTCCCATACCGAATCCGTTCCTGTCGCTAAACTAAATCCACAGTTTGCGGGCCTTGTGTCTTGCGATACGGCCAAGGCCGAGCTCGACGCTAAAACAGCGGCAAGCGCACTTAGATGTGCGATTTTCATTGGGCATGTCTCCTATTTTCGAGTGTGCCATTCGAGGTTCCATGGATGAAAAGCATCCAATTACCACAAACCTCTGTACATCTCTTATTCTCTACCGAAATAAGAAACCTATTATTAACTCGAATATTTTACTGTGACATGCCGTTCTACGATGCGATTGCACATTATGTTAACTGGTAAACAATACCGCGAGAAACTATTTCAACGCGCCAAATAAATGTTGATTCGCGCCAAAACAATGAATACATTGCCCTGTCAGGCACGGATTTTATAGCGTGTGAGATGTAGGCAGAAAGGGACTGTGACAGGCTCAACGCCGGCGCTAGATAGCGCACCGGACTATGAGCCCTGAAGAAGTGTTTAATTCGTGATCGTATTAGAGAGGCAAACCGAATTCGGGAGCGATCTGGTTAAGCCAGGTGCTCAGGCGATCTTCTGACATACCGCTTTGGTTGTCCTGATCGAGCACCAAGCCAACAAACATATCGTCCACAATAGCTTCAGAATGCTCGAATTCATAACCTTCAGTCGGCCAGGCACCCACAATTTTTGCGCCGCGCTCTTTGATGAACTCATAAATCTCGGCCATCGCGTCAACGAACTCATCGGGGTAGCCCACCTGATCACCCAAACCGTAGATCGCAACTGTTTTTCCGGAAAAATCAACGTCTTCGATTTTAGGTAGAAACTCTTCCCAGCTTTCATTCTCACAGTCTGAAGAGAGCCCTGGCAAATCCCCTTCCCCCAGGGTTGGCGTCCCCAGAATGAGATACTCATAGGAAGCGAAGTCGTCCACTTCTACTCGGTTAACGTTTAACGGTTTCGCCATTAACTCATCATCAAAACGTTTCTTGATGAGTTTCGCAATTTTCCGGGTATTGCCGGTGTTCGAACCGAAAAATAAGCCAATTTTTGCCATGTTCCACTCCTGATTGTACGGGTCGTTTTTATGGGTCAATAACGATAGAGCAGGAAACAAGCCATGTTATGAGATCGCTATCTCACTGATAAAAAAGGCTTTTTTTTCCGACAATTCTTACTTGTCACAAACACGACACGCTTATGATCACGCCCCCTTGATCGATTGTTAGCTTCCGGACAAATCACTATAGTGAAGCGGAACTCTCCAGAGCTGGCGGTACTTCAGCATCGGTATCCAGGTCGTCGAACAAGTTGCGTACGATCAAGGCACGTGGTTCTTCGGTGGTGACATCCAAAACACATCCCCGTAGCCCCTGCAGGGACGGCATTTCAAACATGGTTTTATGCAACGCTGACTCAAGTACTGAGCGCAAGCCGCGAGCACCGGTATTGCGACTAACCGCTTCTTCAGCAATAAAGGTTAATGCGTCGTCGGTGATCTCGAGCGTTTTGCCCTGGTATGCAAACAGCTGACGGAATTGCTTAACCAGTGCATTGCGCGGTTCGGTCAAGATTTTTAATAGCGCTTCCACGTCCAGCTCCTGCAAGAAGGTGGTGATGGGAAAGCGACCGATAAATTCTGGTATTAAACCAAAGCCTTGAAGGTCATCCGGCAGCAGGTTTTCGAGCAACTCGTTAACGTCCGGCTTGGCATTTTCTGCTCTGGAGTGAAAGCCAATGCTGGTATCGCGAGGTTTAACACGATTGCAAATAAGTTCTTCCAAGCCCGGAAACGCCCCGCCAACGATAAAAAGAATATTACGCGTATCAACAATGACTTCCTCACTGTTTTCGCGACGGCGACCCGACTTGGAGACTTTTTGCTCGGTGCCTTCAACAAGTT comes from Teredinibacter turnerae and encodes:
- a CDS encoding endo-1,4-beta-xylanase produces the protein MKIAHLSALAAVLASSSALAVSQDTRPANCGFSLATGTDSVWESGYQAWTHLTNESGETTTDFEIFYRLADSAITEAMQAEYRAADGGYILSAPEWLRYQTIPRGTGYRLGYLGEGVFESAVTPYVLSVNGNPCDTDLPVVSLNANQTVFTSAGTLMLTADAADNVGINKVVFKRNGEVIAEDYNAPYAFSMPIDASTNGKFAFSATAVDMGGNEATAESKPVFAKVGARFLGSAAASDASFAAMSPYFQQLTPENAGKWGSVETVRDVMDWSGMDKAYAYSRENGIPMKLHTLVWGQQAPTWIDNLSPAEQLAEVEEWYAALAARYPDAEMIDVVNEALHAPATFRDALGGDGETGWDWVIRSFELAREYFPDSELLINDYNILILEAYTAEYLEIIELLQARGLLDGIGLQSHFLERADLAIVQANVETLAATGLPIYITELDVDFADDARHAQRLAGLFEIFWGNPSVVGVTHWGHLRGEMWRESGYLIDRDGSLRAGMSWMLCHSAGASDCTLPEYVPADWSGTPEGLTLEAELYDDAVGLAVLGENIGYTDGGDWFSYSKVNFEPTWDTFAVGYAKGMDTETSLSVHLDSMDSPAIASIDMPNSGDWSTVKELIVDIPAIAGEHDVFFRFNGSYGGGNVDYVRFGLPAGLGEELMPNSDFEDGTASGWYTWGGGVVSTQSARVFDGSYALQVAEREGNAPAAYDISSLVAAGGNYTLSLAAAITGELTADVNVTLSTVCGEETAYSWIVNPTMLADGEWQELTSEFSIPDCDLSGAQLIVEGPGAGIALLLDDVSLRSLDATADTGLFTTGSFENASTEGWFTWSGALNVTAEVVYEGSYAMVLTDRESTDSPAATSLLGLLDAAQTYNTSLALLVHGADSSDVQLVLKTSCDGEDDYSWITSAEGVAADEWFTLAGEITVPDCELTDLMMYVQGPPGSADIYLDNVQVN
- a CDS encoding flavodoxin — translated: MAKIGLFFGSNTGNTRKIAKLIKKRFDDELMAKPLNVNRVEVDDFASYEYLILGTPTLGEGDLPGLSSDCENESWEEFLPKIEDVDFSGKTVAIYGLGDQVGYPDEFVDAMAEIYEFIKERGAKIVGAWPTEGYEFEHSEAIVDDMFVGLVLDQDNQSGMSEDRLSTWLNQIAPEFGLPL
- the clpX gene encoding ATP-dependent Clp protease ATP-binding subunit ClpX; this encodes MVKQDAIHCSFCGVEKSAQVPLISGNEGRICEACVKLAHQVVTSWGHTQKNSALTPQLRTPEAIKKHLDDYVIGQEQAKETLAIAVYNHYLRLMNTRRETLEETDGNIELDKSNVLMVGPSGTGKTLIVRSLAKILGVPFVSADATSLTQAGYVGDDVDSIIHRLLDAAEGDVNQAQWGIVYIDEIDKIARRGGGATSVRDVSGEGVQQALLKLVEGTEQKVSKSGRRRENSEEVIVDTRNILFIVGGAFPGLEELICNRVKPRDTSIGFHSRAENAKPDVNELLENLLPDDLQGFGLIPEFIGRFPITTFLQELDVEALLKILTEPRNALVKQFRQLFAYQGKTLEITDDALTFIAEEAVSRNTGARGLRSVLESALHKTMFEMPSLQGLRGCVLDVTTEEPRALIVRNLFDDLDTDAEVPPALESSASL